One Diceros bicornis minor isolate mBicDic1 chromosome 27, mDicBic1.mat.cur, whole genome shotgun sequence genomic region harbors:
- the LOC131393017 gene encoding keratin-associated protein 13-1-like, translating into MSYNCCSGNFSSCSLGGYLRYLRSSCGSSYPSNMVYSTALYSPSTCQLGSSLYGGCQKTCWEPTRYQTSCVVSSPCQTSCYRPRTYTLWRPCQSVYTGSLGCLGYGSRSSCSLGYGSSGFRSLHYGVCSFPTLSSGSRFCRPIYFGFRNLQPFCYRPICGSGF; encoded by the coding sequence ATGTCCTACAACTGCTGCTCTGGAAACTTCTCCTCTTGCTCCCTTGGGGGCTATCTGCGCTACCTACGCTCCTCCTGTGGCTCTTCCTACCCCAGCAACATGGTCTACAGCACTGCTCTCTACTCTCCTAGCACCTGCCAGCTGGGTTCCTCTCTCTATGGTGGCTGTCAGAAGACCTGCTGGGAGCCCACCAGATACCAGACGTCCTGTGTGGTGTCCAGCCCCTGCCAGACATCCTGCTACCGCCCAAGGACCTACACACTCTGGAGACCTTGCCAGTCAGTTTATACTGGGTCTCTGGGCTGTCTAGGCTATGGCTCTAGAAGTTCCTGTTCACTGGGCTATGGATCCAGTGGCTTCAGATCACTGCATTATGGAGTCTGTAGCTTCCCTACCTTGAGCTCTGGATCCAGATTCTGCCGTCCAATCTATTTTGGTTTTCGGAATCTCCAGCCATTTTGCTACCGGCCGATCTGTGGATCAGGCTTCTAG